CTTGCCCTCGTGGACGGTCCCGTTGCCGACCGGGTCCTCGACCGTGGCGTTCTCGGCGTAGAGGTCCAGGATCGCCTCGAGGTCGCCGGCGACCAGCGCGGCGATGTAGGAGTCTGCGGTGGCACGGATCTGCTCGGGGGAGGCACTCACGGCGATGGCCCTTTCGGTATGACGACGAGACGGTTCAGAGCCTAGAACGTGTTCTCGTCCCGTGGGTTCGTACTCCGCAAACCACGCTTCGATCTTGTGACTTGCGCCACATTCATCCCGGGCCTACGCTCCCTTCACCAGTGATAGGACGTCCGACCGGCCCGGGAGCGGGGTACGCCATGTCCACAAAGAACGTCTCGGCCAGGGGCTCAGACGAGGAGGAGTCGTTCCACACCGGCCGGGTGGTGATCATCTCCCTGGTGGCGGCGCTCGGCGGGTTCCTGTTCGGCTTCGACACCGCGGTCATCAACGGCGCCGTGGACGCCGTCCAGGAGAGCTTCGGGATGAGCGCCGGCCTCACCGGGTTCGTCGTCTCCTCGGCTCTGCTCGGTTGCATCGCCGGCGCCTACCTCGCCGGTCGTCTCGCAGACCGTTGGGGGCGCACCCGCGTCATGGTCCTGGCGTCGGCGCTGTTCACCCTCAGCGCGGTCGGGTCCGGGTTCGCCTTCGGCCCCTGGGACCTGATCCTGTGGCGCGTGATCGGCGGCCTGGGCGTCGGAGCGGCGTCCGTCATCGCACCGGCGTACATCGCGGAAGTCGCGCCTCCCTCGATCCGCGGCCGTCTCGGTTCGCTCCAGCAGCTCGCGATCGTCTCCGGCATCTTCGTGGCCCTGCTCTCCGACGCCTGGCTGGCGGCCGTGGCCGGTGGCGCGATCGAGGAGCTGTGGCTGGGCATCCAGGCCTGGCGCTGGATGTTCCTCACCGAGGTGGTCCCCGCCATCACCTATGGCGTGCTGGCGCTCATGATCCCGGAGTCCCCTCGATATCTGCTGGCCAAGGGGTTGGTAGGCGAGGCGAGGGACGTCCTGCGCACCATCCAGTCCAGCGGCGTCGACAACCGGATCAAGGAGATCCGGGCGACCGTCCGCGAGGACAGAAAGCGGTCGTGGCAGGACATGCTCGCCCCGAGCGGCAGGAACCTCTTGCCGATCGTGTGGATCGGCATCGTGCTGTCGGTCTTCCAGCAGGCCGTGGGCATCAACGTGATCTTCTACTACTCCACTTCCCTCTGGCAGTCCGTCGGCTTTACCGAGGAGGACGCGCTCACCCAGACCGTCATCACCTCGGTCACCAACATCGTGGTGACGATCGTGGCCATCGCGCTCATCGACAAGATCGGCCGCCGCAGGCTGCTCATCACCGGATCGGTGGGCATGACCGTCTCGCTCGCCGTGATGTCCCTGATGTTCAGCACCGCCACCATGGGGGCCGGTGTCGATGGCGAACTCTCTCCCCAGCTCGGCGACACCCAGGGTCTGGTCGCGCTGATCGCGGCCAACGGGTTCGTCGTGTTCTTCGGCATGTCGTGGGGCCCAGCCGTGTGGGTCCTGCTGGGCGAGATGTTCAACAACCGCATCCGCACGGCGGCTCTCGGCCTGGCCGCGGCCGCCCAGTGGCTGGCGAACTTCGCCATCTCCACCGCTTTCCCGCCGATGGCCGAGTTCAGTCTGACGTTCACCTACGGCTTCTACGCCGTGTCGGCCGTGCTGTCGTTGCTGTTCGTGGCGAAGTTCGTCCCCGAGACCACCGGTCGTTCGCTCGAGGACATGGAGTAGCCCAGCGCCCACGCCCCTCCCGGGCCGCCCGCGGCCCAGCCGGCTCACCGCCCGGCTGGCTCACCGCCCGCCGCCCGCGGACTGGTCAAATCACAGCCCAACTGGCTCACCGCCCGGCCCACGGGTTGTCAGCGGTGACGGGCGCGGTGGCGGCGAACGGAGTCCCTGCTGCCACAACGCGGGGAGCAGTACCGCTGAGTGCCGTTGCGAGACACGTCCACGATGGCATTCGTGCACGGGGTTGCCGCGCATCGACCAACCCGTGTCATCCCGCGGGTCGTGAGGTGCAAGGCGGTCCCGACGCTGAATACAGCGTGCAGGACGCGGGGCAGGTCATCGTCGGCGTCGCGGTAGTGCAGGTGCCAGCCCTCCCCATCGTGGTCGGTCAGGCGCGGAAACGCCGAGGCCGCGGCCATCTGGGCGTTGAGGACTGCCGCACGCGCGTCGGGCGTGGGCGCATCGACCACCTGAAGCCATGCATCGATGGCTTCGCGGCACCGCTCGTGATCGCCTGGCTTCTCAGGGAAGGGCATGGTCATCCCGAACTCTCGAGTGCGGGCGACCACGCCGTCGCGCTCGTCGGGCCAGTTGTTGGCCAGTGATGCCGCGAGCAGGACGGCGTACTCGCCGTAGGGGTTGAGATGCATAAGGTCATTACATCAGGATCGAAGTCATGACACTCGTCGATACGTTGTGGCCCGTCTCCCTGGGCGCTGCCGGTGCGATGGCTCTGGCGTCGCTGGCGATGGTCCTCACCCCGGGGCCGAACATGGTGTACCTGACCTCGCGCAGCATCAGCCAGGGGCGGCGCGCCGGCCTGGTGTCGTTGGCCGGGACCGGCGTGGGGTTCGGCATCTACATGCTCGTGGCCAACCTCGGGCTCGCAGTCGTGTTCATCGCCGTGCCGTGGTTGTTCATCGGCCTCAAGACCGGAGGCGTGGTCTACCTCGCGTACTTGGCATGGCAGGCGCTGCGCCCTGGTGGACATGGCGTCTTCGAGGTGCAGTCCCTGCCGCGCGACAGCGACGTCCGCCTGTTCCGGATGGGATTGCTCACGAACCTGCTCAACCCCAAGACCGCGATCATGTACTTGACTCTGATCCCACAGTTCATCGATCCGCAACGCGGCCACCAGGTGGCACAGGGACTCACACTGGGGTCGGTTCAGATCGCGGTGAGTCTGATCGTCAACGCCACCATCGTCCTGGCGGCCGGAATGATCGCTACAGCCTTGGCACGACGCCCCGGCTGGGCCACATGGCAGCGGCGGATAACTGGAACGCTGCTGGGCTCCGTGGCGCTTCTGCTCGCGCGAGATGTCCCGTCGAGGGTTCACGCATGAACGGCCGCGGTCACCCGAACCACCACGTCGATGGCGAACTGTGGAGCCGCTCCCGGTGCACCCCTTACGGTGGGGCCCCACCGACCTCGGGCGAGCTGCCTGTCCGGAGGCTGAAGAGTTCGGCGACCTCGGTGCGAGCCGAGGTGGTCCGCCGCGCCGGTCAGGCTGCGCCGGTCAGGCCGCGCCGGTCAGGCTGCGCCGGTCAGGCCGCGTCGATCAGGCCGCGTCGTCGGGGCTCCGCACCGGACAGAACAGGTCGGTGCGCAGGGTGGCGGGATCGATGTCCGGGGAGGGTTCCGTCACGTACGACTCCCAGAACGGTATCGCCGGAGCACGCCCCAGAGAACTGATCTCCTCCATGAATCTTCCCCACGCCTCGCCCAGTCCGTCGTAGGAACCCAGGTAGCTCGTCACGGCGACCTCGCCGGCCGGCAGCTCGGACGGCACCACGAGCAGCCCGTCGACCTCCTCCGGCTCCCCCTGGATCTGCTCGAGCAGCGGCGTGGACAGCGGGAAGCCGATCTCCAGGTCCGCCTCCGCATCAGGACCGTCGGCTATCCGGGTGTAGAGCGCCATCGCGGGAGCAGCCGGCGTTATTCCCGAGGCGAACAGCGCGGGGAACGCCTTTCCGAACGCCGAGTCGAAGAACCCCTCGATCGTGGCCATGGGTACGGCCGTCGCCCGGACGACAGCAGTGGGTACTGCGGGAACCGTGAACACACGGACACCCTCGACAGGCTCCGGACCGAGGTCCGGGTAACCGGGGGGCGGACCCTGCGGCTGGTCCCGGGGCGGGACCGGGGACGACGACGACATGATGAGTCCTCCTCGAGCGGCGATGCTGGTGCACATTGTGCTCCTGTCTCCGGCGCCCGGGAAGGGCTTCCGGTCAGCCATGGTGTCGGGGTGGATTGGCAGGGCGGGGCGGGTTGACGGGGCGGGGTGGGTTGACGGGGGTCACGACGGATGCGACCGCGGAACCGGACGGGGACACTGGCAGGTATGTCGACATTCCGCCTCCGCACCCCGGACCGCACCATCGATCTAGGCGAGTTCGACAACGCCCAGGAGGCGCTCGAGCACGCCGTCGCGCTCCAGCCCGACGCCCGGCCGGTCGACGGCGACCTCGAGGTCAGGGTGGGAGACGGGTGGCATCCGGTGGCCACAGAGGGGGACATGCCGTGACCTCCGCCGCCCCGGGGTCGGTCACCCAGTGCGCCACCTGCGGGGTCGAGCGTGCCGAGCCGTTGCCCGAGGTGTGCCCGATCTGCGCCGATGACCGCCAGTATGTCCCCGCGGGCGGCCAGCGGTGGACCCACCCGGAGGCGTCGGCGGCGCACGGCGCGCGCATCGAGTTCCTCGAACGCGAGGCGGACGTGATCAATCTGGTCCACCGGGAGTGTCCCGGGATCGGGCAGAAGCCGGCGCTCATCCGCACCGACCACGGGAACGTCTTGGTCGAGGCGCCCAACCACATCAGCGAGGAGGCCGTCGCGGCGGTGCGCGGGTGGGGTGGAATCTCCGCCCTCATCGCCTCCCACCCGCACATGTACGGGGTCCAGTCGCTGTGGTCCGCCGCGTTCGACGACGCCCCGGTCTACGTCTCCGCACCGGACGAGCACTGGCTCGGTCTGCGGCCCCGCAACACCGTGGTCTGGGGCGGCGGTCACCAGGGCGAGGAGATCGAGATCGTGCCCGGGGTCCGTGCCTCGCAGCCCGGCGGCCACTTCCCCGGCAGCGCGGTGGTGCACTGGACCGCGCGCGACGGCCGGGGTGTGCTGTTCACGGGCGACACCATCGGCACCGTCGCCGATCCGCGCTGGGTCACGTTCATGCGCTCGTTCCCCAACTGGATGCCCCTGTCCGGGGCGGTGGTCCGGCGCATCGCCGACCACGTCGCGCGGTACGAGGTGGACCGGATCTACGCGAACTTCGGCGGCTGCGTCCCGCACGACGCCGGCGCAGCCGTCCACCGGTCGGCCGAGCGGTACGCCAGGTGGGTCGACGGCGAGTACGACGATCTCACCTGAGAGCTCGGTGCGGACTCTCCGCCGTCTGCGCCTGTGATCGGCGCGAGCGCTCCGACGCCCAGCCCAACGACGGCTCCCGGGGACTGCGGTACCGGCATTGACGGGCGACTACCCTGATCGGACCGGTAGACCTCGTTCGAACCATGCTGGTCGGACTCGGCCTCGACCGCTACGGCGCACGACGGACCGATGAGGTCGGATACGACAGGACCCGCACCCGCAGGTCCGGAGGGTCATGAGGTGGGCACCCATGGACGAGTACAGGACTATTCAGATCGCGGGACGCCACGTCGACTTTGTCGCGCTCTCCTGGGGTCCCGACAGCGCTCCCCTCGCGGTCCTGGTACACGGGTACCCCGATTCGCCTCATTCGTGGCGGGGGGTAGCCCCGGGTCTCGTCGATGCGGGCTACCGGGTGGTCGCCCCGTTCACCCGGGGTTATGCGCCTTCTAGCGTTCCCACCGACGGGTCGTACCACATCGGCAGCCTGGCCCATGATGCGATCGAACTGCACGCGTTGCTCGGCGGTGACGACCGAGCGGTCCTCATCGGTCACGACTGGGGTGCGATCGCCGCGCACGCCGTGGCCGGGCTCGTCGACCAGCCCTACCGGCGCGTCGTGACCATGGCCGTACCACCAGCAGCCGCGTTCACCTCTCGGGACGGGGGGGCCCGCGCCTACATCTCCAGACTTGTCAGGCAGGCGCGGTTGAGTTGGTACTTCGCATTCCAACAGCTACCCGTACTCGCGGAAAGGTCACTGCCCAGGTTGGTGCCCCACCTGTGGCGCCGGTGGTCTCCCGGCTACGAGGCCGGCTCCCACCTCGACGCCGCGTGGAGTGCGATCGAGACCCGGCGCACCGAGGTTCTCCGCTACTACCGCCACGCTGCGCGTCCATGGACGGTCCCCCCGGAACACGCCGCCGCCCAACGAGCGGTGCTGTGCCCCACCACCGTTCCGATGCTCTACCTCCACGGAAGCGACGACGGGTGTGCGCTCGCGGAGTGGACCGCGCTCGCGGCGTCGACCCTTCCGGCCGGAAGCAGGGCGGAGTCCGTGCGGGACGCCGGTCACTTCCTGCAAGTGGAACAACCCGACCTGGTCACACGGCTCATCGTGGACTTCTTCGACGCCCGGTGACGGGGTTGTCGACCGTCACGAGAGGATGGCCCACTCCTCAGACCCACCAGGTCTCGGCCTGAGCGACTTTGGCGGAGGCGGTCGACGGTCGGCGAGCCGGTCACCAGTGGGTTCGGGGCCGGCGCGGCTAACATTTCGGCGTGGAGTTCCACCTGGCGGGCCTGGGCGTGAGCCTCGCCGTGCTCGCCCCCGGTCTACTGCTGTGGTGTTTCCCGCCGCGGGAACCCTTTCCGACAGCGGTGGCGCCGGCGCCCGCGCGATGGGCCGAACGAGCGGGACAGGCGCTGTGCCTGACACTGCCGGCGGTGACCGCCTCGGGGGCGTTCACCTGGTCGTGGAGTGTGCCGATGGCCGGTGGCCTGCTGCTCTACTACGCGTTGTGGGTCCGATATCTGAAGACCGGTCGACGGGTGGCCGCCCTGTACTGGTGGCGGGGCATCCCGGTCCCGATGGCGATCCTGCCAGTGGTGGTGTTTCTCTCCGCCGCGGGCTGGCTGGGCAGTCCTTGGATCGCGGTGGCCGCACTGGTGCTCGCCGCGGGGCATATCCCGGTGTCCTGGGTGATCGCGCGCACGATGAGGGAATCGGCGTGAGTGAGGCAGCGTGAGGGGGGCGATGTGAGAGAAACAGGCGCGGCTCTGTGGTGGTTGCCGGTCGGAGCCGGTGGCCACGTGGCGATTCACACCAGCCGCTGGTGGGAGGCGTATGGCGCGCGTCGCGAACACCGCCCCAGCCGGCCGCTGTTCCATGCCGCGCTGGAGGTCTTCACCGACCACGGCCGCCATGTCATCGAGATGGCGCCGGCCTGGGGGCCGCTCAGTGGATCAAGCGGGGTCGTGGCGACCGGTCCGGTAGGCCTGCCCTGGCTAGGGCGGTCCCGCCTGTTCCGCTACGAGGTCCGCTGCCTGCCCGAGGGCGAGATCCCCGATCGCGCGTGGGCGCCCGCACCGCCCACCCTGATCGCGCTTTCCGCGGCCGAGGCCGACGCGGTGGTGGGCCGGGTCGCGACGATCCCGCGCCATACCTGGGGGCGGGACGCGGTGGGCGTCGGCGAGATGTGGAATTCAAACTCGCTGGTCTCCTGGCTACTCCAGACGACCGGGATCGACGCGGCCGCGTTGTGCCCTCCGGACCACGGCTTGGCACCCGGGTGGGCTGCCGGCATCGCGGCCGCGCGGCCCGCGGGATCGGGGTCCGCGCAGGAACCCCACGTCGACTGAATGCCCGCGCGGTACCGGGGGCCGACGAGCGCGAGGTGTCCGGAGGTCAGTCGTCCGCGGTCAGGCTCCCGCCGTCTCGGCCTCAGCGAACCCCCATAGCCGTTCGGCGATCTCCGGATCCGAGGCCTCGGCGGTCCTTCCGATGAGCGTGGGAATCCCCCTGAGGTTCCGCAGCCCGTCCGGCCCGGTGTAGCTGCACGGCGGTAGCGGCCGGGTGGCGGCGAACATCGTGGTGAGCGCCGCCTGCGAGGCAGGCTGGGCGAACACCGAGCAGACGCGGGTGATCACCGTGTCGACCACGGCGTTCCCGCTTGCGTTGGTAATCCCGGTCGCCGCCCACCCGGGGTGCGTGAGCTGCACGTCGACCCCCGCCACCGCGGCCTCGGCCCGTCCGTCCCGCAACCGCTGGTCCAGCGCGAGCCCCCACAGCATGTCGCCGAGTTTGGACTGGGCGTAGGCCGCCGCGGGGGTCCACCGATGTCGGCGGAAGTGGGGGTCGTCGAAATCGAAGGTCGCGGCCTTGTGCGCGTTGGACCCGACGATCACCACGCGGCGGCGCACACCCGAGAGAACGAGGTTCGTGAAGAGGAACGGTCCGAGCACGTTGACGCCGAGCAGCATCTCGACTCCGTCGGCGGTCTCGCGGCGTCGCGGCGTGATGGCACCGGCGTTGTTGACCAGTACGTCGATAGGCTCGGCCTCCCCGCCACGCAGCTCGTCGGCGGCGCGTCGCACACTCTCGAGCGAGGCCAGGTCCAGCTCGACGACCCGCGACGGGCCCGGGAGCGCGTCCGCGACCTCTCGCCCCCGGGCGGTGTCGCGCACCGCGAGGACGACCCGGGCTCCGCGGTCCGAGGCGGAGCGGGCGGTCTCCAGACCGACGCCGCTGGTCGCCCCCGTGATGAGCCACGTCTGGCCGGTTAGGTCCGGGGTCCCGATGCTCTTGAGTGCCACGGGCACAGGCTACTGAAGCCGTGAAGTGCTGAGCCATCCCCTCAGCACCCCTACCATGCTCGAGCGAGTGCTCGACCGCTGCTGCGCGACAAGTTCCTCAATCCGCGCCCAAGGAACAACCTTCCGAATTGCCCCACACTGCGACGTGAAGTTGGGCCCCGCTGCGTCCGCCGCAGCAACGGCCCGGTCAACCGTTGCTGAGTCCTCACCGAGCGCCTCGGCCATCCAGATGAGTGCTGGCGCGCATCGAAGGCTGTTGTATGCAGATTTCGCGTCACGACCGCGGGACTTCCTGCCGTACGCGCCGGGACCTTCCATCTCGGACATCCACCGAACCATGTGTTCACGCTGGTCGCGATAGCTGGTCCTCGGGTCCGAAGATCCTTGACGATGTCTCTGCTCGTACGCAGTAGTGATTGGCGGCCCCGGCTGCAAGGTCGCTAGCACTCTGGCGAACTGAGGTCCTCTCATGGGGCGAATCTATCCCTCAACAGCCCACGTGGGACTTGATCGAGCTGCGCCCAGGTGTGACGTAGTGGAATCGTGGCGGCGCTTGGGCACGTCCACCGAATCGGCATAGGCCACTCTGACTACCATGACCCGCGTGATCACCGGTGAACTCAAGAGCAAGATCGACGGAGTCTGGACCGCCTTCTGGTCGGGCGGCATCAGCAACCCACTCGAGGTGATCGAGCAGATCACGTACCTGCTCTTCATCCGACGACTCGACGATCTGCAGACGCTGCAGGAGAACAAGGCTCGGCGACTGGGCGAGCCACTCACCGACCCGACGTTCAAGCCGGGCCAGGACCAGCTCCGCTGGTCGCGCTTCAAGAACGCGGAGCCGGGAGCGATGTTCAGGATCGTCGACGACGAGGTGTTCCCGTTCTTGAGGCAACTCGGAGGCGAGGAGTCCACTTACGCCGATCACATGAAGGATGCCCGCTTCACCGTGCCCACCCCGGCGCTGCTGAGCAAAGTCGTCGACATGCTCGACGGCGTGCCCATGCACGACCGCGATACCAATGGCGATCTCTACGAGTACATGCTCGGCAAACTCGCCTCGGCCGGCCAGAACGGCCAGTTCAGGACCCCGCGCCACATCATCCAGCTAATGGTGTCCATGACGGACCCCGAGCCGCGCGACGAGATCTGCGATCCCGCCTG
This Dietzia psychralcaliphila DNA region includes the following protein-coding sequences:
- a CDS encoding SDR family NAD(P)-dependent oxidoreductase, with the translated sequence MALKSIGTPDLTGQTWLITGATSGVGLETARSASDRGARVVLAVRDTARGREVADALPGPSRVVELDLASLESVRRAADELRGGEAEPIDVLVNNAGAITPRRRETADGVEMLLGVNVLGPFLFTNLVLSGVRRRVVIVGSNAHKAATFDFDDPHFRRHRWTPAAAYAQSKLGDMLWGLALDQRLRDGRAEAAVAGVDVQLTHPGWAATGITNASGNAVVDTVITRVCSVFAQPASQAALTTMFAATRPLPPCSYTGPDGLRNLRGIPTLIGRTAEASDPEIAERLWGFAEAETAGA
- a CDS encoding GyrI-like domain-containing protein; this encodes MSSSSPVPPRDQPQGPPPGYPDLGPEPVEGVRVFTVPAVPTAVVRATAVPMATIEGFFDSAFGKAFPALFASGITPAAPAMALYTRIADGPDAEADLEIGFPLSTPLLEQIQGEPEEVDGLLVVPSELPAGEVAVTSYLGSYDGLGEAWGRFMEEISSLGRAPAIPFWESYVTEPSPDIDPATLRTDLFCPVRSPDDAA
- a CDS encoding MBL fold metallo-hydrolase, with the protein product MTSAAPGSVTQCATCGVERAEPLPEVCPICADDRQYVPAGGQRWTHPEASAAHGARIEFLEREADVINLVHRECPGIGQKPALIRTDHGNVLVEAPNHISEEAVAAVRGWGGISALIASHPHMYGVQSLWSAAFDDAPVYVSAPDEHWLGLRPRNTVVWGGGHQGEEIEIVPGVRASQPGGHFPGSAVVHWTARDGRGVLFTGDTIGTVADPRWVTFMRSFPNWMPLSGAVVRRIADHVARYEVDRIYANFGGCVPHDAGAAVHRSAERYARWVDGEYDDLT
- a CDS encoding LysE family translocator, producing the protein MTLVDTLWPVSLGAAGAMALASLAMVLTPGPNMVYLTSRSISQGRRAGLVSLAGTGVGFGIYMLVANLGLAVVFIAVPWLFIGLKTGGVVYLAYLAWQALRPGGHGVFEVQSLPRDSDVRLFRMGLLTNLLNPKTAIMYLTLIPQFIDPQRGHQVAQGLTLGSVQIAVSLIVNATIVLAAGMIATALARRPGWATWQRRITGTLLGSVALLLARDVPSRVHA
- a CDS encoding alpha/beta fold hydrolase; translation: MDEYRTIQIAGRHVDFVALSWGPDSAPLAVLVHGYPDSPHSWRGVAPGLVDAGYRVVAPFTRGYAPSSVPTDGSYHIGSLAHDAIELHALLGGDDRAVLIGHDWGAIAAHAVAGLVDQPYRRVVTMAVPPAAAFTSRDGGARAYISRLVRQARLSWYFAFQQLPVLAERSLPRLVPHLWRRWSPGYEAGSHLDAAWSAIETRRTEVLRYYRHAARPWTVPPEHAAAQRAVLCPTTVPMLYLHGSDDGCALAEWTALAASTLPAGSRAESVRDAGHFLQVEQPDLVTRLIVDFFDAR
- a CDS encoding CGNR zinc finger domain-containing protein, which encodes MHLNPYGEYAVLLAASLANNWPDERDGVVARTREFGMTMPFPEKPGDHERCREAIDAWLQVVDAPTPDARAAVLNAQMAAASAFPRLTDHDGEGWHLHYRDADDDLPRVLHAVFSVGTALHLTTRGMTRVGRCAATPCTNAIVDVSRNGTQRYCSPRCGSRDSVRRHRARHR
- a CDS encoding sugar porter family MFS transporter — translated: MSTKNVSARGSDEEESFHTGRVVIISLVAALGGFLFGFDTAVINGAVDAVQESFGMSAGLTGFVVSSALLGCIAGAYLAGRLADRWGRTRVMVLASALFTLSAVGSGFAFGPWDLILWRVIGGLGVGAASVIAPAYIAEVAPPSIRGRLGSLQQLAIVSGIFVALLSDAWLAAVAGGAIEELWLGIQAWRWMFLTEVVPAITYGVLALMIPESPRYLLAKGLVGEARDVLRTIQSSGVDNRIKEIRATVREDRKRSWQDMLAPSGRNLLPIVWIGIVLSVFQQAVGINVIFYYSTSLWQSVGFTEEDALTQTVITSVTNIVVTIVAIALIDKIGRRRLLITGSVGMTVSLAVMSLMFSTATMGAGVDGELSPQLGDTQGLVALIAANGFVVFFGMSWGPAVWVLLGEMFNNRIRTAALGLAAAAQWLANFAISTAFPPMAEFSLTFTYGFYAVSAVLSLLFVAKFVPETTGRSLEDME